Proteins from a single region of Irregularibacter muris:
- a CDS encoding GNAT family N-acetyltransferase, protein MDITTNRLRVRPFRKTDIEDVFEIYSNKDTCRFLLHEQWTSSSKDEEFNKKLAANQLTQDRGISLACELDKKVIGDISIWYTEMKETVEIGVTFNDTYSRKGYATEAVKGVIEYLFNTLKIHRLQANLDARNISSANLCERVGMRKEAYFIEDFWNKGEWTDSFVYGMLISDFKKHFEMNKE, encoded by the coding sequence ATGGATATAACCACAAATAGGCTTAGAGTTAGGCCTTTTAGAAAAACGGATATTGAAGATGTTTTTGAAATTTATAGCAATAAGGATACTTGTCGTTTTTTATTACATGAACAATGGACATCGTCTTCTAAAGATGAAGAATTCAATAAGAAGTTGGCTGCTAATCAGCTCACTCAAGACAGGGGTATCAGTTTAGCTTGTGAATTAGATAAAAAAGTTATTGGTGATATTTCGATATGGTATACAGAGATGAAAGAAACCGTCGAAATCGGTGTTACCTTTAATGATACATACTCAAGAAAAGGATACGCTACAGAAGCCGTAAAAGGTGTAATAGAATATTTGTTTAATACATTGAAAATACATCGCCTACAAGCAAACCTTGATGCCAGAAATATTTCATCGGCTAATCTTTGTGAAAGAGTTGGAATGCGCAAGGAGGCTTATTTTATTGAAGACTTTTGGAATAAAGGAGAGTGGACGGATAGCTTTGTTTACGGAATGTTAATATCCGATTTTAAAAAGCATTTTGAAATGAATAAAGAATAA
- a CDS encoding GerW family sporulation protein, producing the protein MEFNFKNNIDSMFEKFENLLKEKTVIGEPIQMGNVTLIPAMTVSFGMGNGGGDETDQKGSGGTGSGGGFGARVSPTAMIVVKADEVEILPIAKGHAFEKLMDMVPNLMEKMDIKSKKEKEA; encoded by the coding sequence ATGGAATTTAATTTTAAGAACAACATTGATTCTATGTTTGAAAAGTTTGAAAACCTTCTAAAGGAAAAGACAGTTATCGGTGAGCCAATACAAATGGGTAATGTAACATTGATACCTGCAATGACGGTATCTTTTGGTATGGGGAATGGTGGCGGCGATGAAACTGACCAAAAAGGAAGCGGAGGAACCGGCTCGGGCGGTGGATTTGGTGCTAGAGTATCGCCTACAGCAATGATCGTAGTAAAAGCGGATGAGGTAGAAATTTTACCAATCGCTAAAGGTCATGCCTTTGAAAAACTTATGGATATGGTGCCAAATCTTATGGAAAAGATGGATATAAAAAGTAAAAAAGAAAAGGAAGCATAA